A stretch of Pseudomonas sp. LS.1a DNA encodes these proteins:
- a CDS encoding O-succinylhomoserine sulfhydrylase, which translates to MTDQWDAGRLDSDLEGVGFDTLAVRAGQNRTPEAEHSEALFLTSSYVFRTAADAAARFAGETPGNVYSRYTNPSVRAFEERLAAMEGAEQAVGTSTGMAAILAVVMSLCSAGDHVLVSQSVFGSTISLFEKYFKRFGVQVDYVPLVDLAGWEKAIKANTKLLIVESPSNPLAELVDITALSEIAHAHGAMLVVDNCFSTPALQQPLKLGADIVFHSATKFIDGQGRCMGGVVAGRAEQMKEVVGFLRTAGPTLSPFNAWIFTKGLETLRLRMRAHCESAQVLAEWLEQQEGVEKVHYAGLPSHPQHELAKRQMSGFGAVVSFEVKGGKEGAWRFIDATRVISITTNLGDSKTTIAHPATTSHGRLTPQEREAAGIRDSLIRVAVGLEDVADLQADLARGLAAL; encoded by the coding sequence ATGACGGATCAATGGGATGCCGGCCGACTGGACAGTGACCTCGAGGGTGTCGGTTTCGACACCCTGGCGGTGCGCGCCGGTCAAAACCGTACACCGGAGGCCGAGCACAGCGAAGCGCTGTTCCTGACCTCCAGCTATGTGTTCCGTACGGCTGCCGACGCGGCCGCACGCTTTGCTGGCGAAACACCGGGCAACGTCTATTCGCGCTACACCAACCCGTCGGTGCGTGCCTTCGAGGAACGCCTGGCGGCCATGGAAGGCGCCGAGCAGGCCGTAGGTACCTCCACCGGCATGGCGGCAATCCTCGCCGTGGTGATGTCGCTGTGCAGTGCCGGTGACCATGTGCTGGTGTCGCAGAGCGTGTTCGGCTCGACCATCAGCCTGTTCGAGAAGTACTTCAAGCGCTTTGGCGTGCAGGTGGACTACGTGCCACTGGTCGACCTCGCGGGCTGGGAAAAGGCCATCAAGGCCAACACCAAGCTGCTGATCGTCGAATCACCATCCAACCCGCTGGCCGAGCTGGTCGATATCACCGCCCTCAGCGAAATCGCCCATGCCCACGGTGCGATGCTGGTAGTGGACAACTGCTTCAGCACCCCGGCGCTGCAGCAGCCGCTGAAGCTGGGTGCCGACATCGTGTTCCACTCGGCCACCAAGTTCATCGACGGCCAGGGCCGCTGCATGGGTGGCGTGGTTGCCGGCCGTGCCGAGCAGATGAAAGAAGTGGTGGGCTTCCTGCGTACCGCAGGCCCGACCCTCAGCCCTTTCAACGCCTGGATCTTCACCAAGGGCCTGGAAACCCTGCGCCTGCGCATGCGTGCGCACTGCGAAAGCGCCCAGGTGCTGGCCGAATGGCTGGAGCAGCAGGAGGGCGTGGAGAAGGTGCATTACGCCGGCCTGCCGAGCCACCCGCAGCACGAACTGGCCAAGCGCCAGATGAGTGGCTTTGGTGCGGTGGTCAGCTTCGAGGTCAAGGGTGGCAAAGAAGGCGCCTGGCGCTTCATCGACGCTACCCGGGTGATTTCCATCACCACCAACCTGGGTGACAGCAAGACCACCATCGCCCACCCGGCCACCACCTCCCACGGCCGCCTGACGCCGCAGGAGCGTGAAGCCGCGGGTATCCGCGACAGCCTGATCCGCGTTGCCGTGGGCCTGGAAGACGTGGCCGACCTGCAGGCCGACCTGGCGCGCGGGTTGGCGGCCCTGTGA
- the folC gene encoding bifunctional tetrahydrofolate synthase/dihydrofolate synthase — MKQRSLGEWLAYLEQLHPSAIDMGLERSQKVLARLALGKLAQRVVTVTGTNGKGSTCAFVASLLQAQGLKVGVYSSPHLLRYNERVLIDGQEASDERLCEAFAAVEAARGEISLTYFEMGTLAAFWLFYQSQLDAVVLEVGLGGRLDTVNVVDADLALVTSIGVDHVDYLGDTRELVAFEKAGIFRQGKPALCGDLDPPQPLLDKAAELAAPLFLRGRDFDLASADGHWSWRGTAADGAQVELHDLPLLDLPMENATLALQAYLLMGLPWDAGQIRQALLDTRITGRLDRRLLSWQGKPVELLLDVGHNPHAAEYLARRLAARPLKGRRLAVFGLLADKDLGGVVAPLQGLVDDWAVAPLDTPRSRPAAELVTALTNVGAAVKSYASVGAALEGQCAQATADDQILLFGSFFCVAQALEWLERHAQEGGVDGSAG, encoded by the coding sequence ATGAAACAACGATCCCTGGGCGAATGGCTCGCCTACCTCGAGCAGTTGCACCCCTCGGCCATCGACATGGGCCTGGAGCGGTCGCAGAAGGTGCTTGCCCGGCTGGCGCTGGGCAAGCTGGCGCAGCGCGTGGTGACGGTGACCGGCACCAACGGCAAGGGCTCGACCTGCGCCTTCGTGGCCTCGCTACTGCAAGCCCAGGGGCTCAAGGTGGGCGTGTACAGCTCGCCGCACCTGTTGCGTTACAACGAGCGGGTGCTGATCGACGGCCAGGAAGCCAGCGATGAGCGCCTGTGCGAAGCCTTCGCCGCCGTCGAGGCGGCGCGGGGCGAAATTTCCCTGACCTATTTCGAGATGGGCACCCTGGCTGCGTTCTGGTTGTTCTACCAGTCGCAACTGGATGCCGTGGTACTGGAAGTGGGTCTTGGTGGCCGTCTGGACACCGTGAACGTGGTGGATGCCGACCTGGCTCTGGTGACCAGCATCGGTGTCGACCATGTCGATTACCTGGGGGATACCCGCGAGTTGGTGGCCTTCGAGAAGGCCGGCATCTTCCGTCAGGGCAAGCCGGCACTGTGCGGTGACCTGGATCCGCCTCAGCCGCTGCTGGACAAGGCTGCCGAACTGGCTGCGCCGCTGTTCCTGCGTGGGCGTGACTTCGACCTGGCCAGTGCCGATGGCCACTGGAGCTGGCGGGGTACTGCGGCCGATGGTGCGCAGGTAGAGCTGCATGACCTGCCTTTGCTCGACCTGCCCATGGAAAACGCCACGCTGGCCCTGCAGGCCTACCTGCTGATGGGCCTGCCCTGGGACGCCGGGCAGATTCGCCAGGCGCTGCTGGATACGCGCATCACTGGCCGCCTCGACCGTCGCCTGCTGAGCTGGCAGGGCAAGCCGGTGGAGCTGTTGCTGGATGTCGGGCACAACCCGCATGCTGCAGAGTACCTGGCCCGGCGCCTGGCGGCCCGGCCGCTCAAGGGGCGCCGCCTGGCGGTGTTCGGGCTGCTCGCCGACAAGGACCTGGGTGGCGTTGTCGCGCCGCTGCAGGGCCTGGTCGACGATTGGGCGGTAGCGCCACTGGATACCCCGCGCAGCCGCCCGGCTGCGGAACTGGTCACGGCCTTGACGAACGTCGGCGCAGCGGTGAAGTCTTATGCCAGCGTCGGCGCCGCCCTTGAAGGGCAATGCGCGCAGGCGACGGCGGATGACCAGATCTTGCTGTTCGGTTCGTTTTTCTGTGTTGCCCAGGCGCTGGAATGGCTGGAGCGGCACGCCCAGGAGGGTGGAGTAGATGGCAGTGCTGGATAA
- a CDS encoding nitrilase-related carbon-nitrogen hydrolase encodes MRKLLASTLALVMAAALCGYGFWTQQRPEGHYLSDLRIELALNHGVPGEHGNLLGVEPLLFPGDYQNLQRLHRKLAAYLEQARTQGLVGPRTVVVLPEHIGTWLWARGEKNELYQVTQSREALQWLELSNPLRYGLAMLGADGDDWRADAHLRMKAEQMAADYQQLFGGLAKEFNVTLVAGSIVLPAPYVKQGVLHAGSGPLFNSSVVFAGDGSLLGQPQRQQFPDSEMRRYVHDGRQHPLQVLQTPAGRLGVLVGSDSWYPENHQQLAQQAVQLIANPVFLSGKGSWQAPWRGNRHQDASAGLALQRGEVSEQAAWQRLTEAAGAGVSSMSVFMRGQFWEQGSDGQGFAHHAGELLAGTPSPGARLLNLWL; translated from the coding sequence ATGCGAAAACTCCTGGCAAGCACCCTGGCACTGGTGATGGCCGCCGCACTGTGTGGCTACGGTTTCTGGACCCAGCAGCGCCCGGAAGGCCACTATCTGTCCGACCTGCGCATCGAACTGGCGCTGAACCATGGCGTGCCGGGCGAGCACGGCAACCTGCTTGGCGTCGAACCGCTGCTGTTCCCGGGCGACTACCAGAACCTGCAGCGCCTGCACCGCAAGCTCGCGGCCTACCTGGAGCAAGCCCGCACCCAAGGGCTGGTAGGCCCGCGCACGGTGGTGGTGCTACCGGAGCACATCGGCACCTGGCTGTGGGCACGCGGGGAAAAGAACGAGCTGTACCAGGTCACGCAAAGCCGCGAAGCCCTGCAATGGCTGGAGCTGAGCAACCCGCTGCGCTATGGCCTGGCCATGCTCGGTGCCGACGGCGACGACTGGCGCGCCGACGCGCACCTGCGCATGAAGGCCGAGCAGATGGCCGCGGACTACCAGCAACTGTTCGGCGGCCTGGCCAAGGAATTCAATGTCACCTTGGTGGCTGGCTCCATCGTGCTACCCGCCCCTTATGTGAAACAGGGCGTGCTGCATGCCGGCAGCGGCCCGCTGTTCAACAGCAGCGTGGTGTTCGCCGGCGACGGCTCGTTGCTGGGCCAGCCGCAACGCCAGCAGTTCCCCGACAGCGAAATGCGCCGTTATGTGCACGATGGCCGCCAGCACCCGCTGCAGGTATTGCAAACCCCTGCCGGGCGCCTGGGCGTGCTGGTGGGCAGTGACAGCTGGTACCCGGAAAACCACCAGCAACTGGCACAACAGGCGGTACAACTGATCGCCAACCCGGTATTCCTCAGCGGCAAGGGCAGCTGGCAAGCGCCCTGGCGCGGCAATCGCCACCAGGATGCCAGCGCCGGGCTGGCCTTGCAGCGCGGCGAAGTCAGCGAACAAGCCGCCTGGCAACGCCTGACCGAAGCCGCCGGGGCTGGCGTCAGCAGCATGAGCGTGTTCATGCGTGGGCAGTTCTGGGAACAGGGCAGCGACGGCCAGGGCTTTGCCCACCACGCGGGTGAATTGCTGGCGGGTACCCCCAGCCCTGGCGCCCGCCTGCTGAACCTGTGGCTGTAA
- a CDS encoding SPOR domain-containing protein yields MAVLDKGMKQRMVGALVLVALAVIFLPMLFTREDEMRQVHVEAPQAPAMPNLPEVKVEPVAVPEPQAIPAEPQQPPVVVDESTAPASTPSQPITPSPQTQPQVQVQPQPAKPQAPVAKVEPQPAAKPAAPAAPSKIDVNGLPVSWAIQLASLSNRAGAEKLQQTLRSQGYNAYIRSAGGMNRVYVGPLIERAEAERVRDAINRQNSLKGFVVRFQPERS; encoded by the coding sequence ATGGCAGTGCTGGATAAAGGGATGAAACAGCGCATGGTGGGTGCGTTGGTGCTGGTGGCGCTGGCGGTTATCTTCCTGCCGATGCTGTTCACCCGCGAGGACGAGATGCGCCAGGTGCACGTCGAGGCCCCGCAGGCACCGGCCATGCCAAACTTGCCGGAAGTGAAGGTGGAGCCGGTCGCCGTGCCGGAACCGCAGGCTATTCCGGCTGAGCCGCAACAGCCACCGGTGGTGGTGGACGAGTCCACGGCACCGGCGAGCACGCCCAGCCAGCCGATTACACCGTCGCCGCAGACCCAGCCCCAGGTACAAGTGCAGCCCCAGCCGGCCAAGCCGCAGGCGCCCGTGGCCAAGGTCGAGCCTCAGCCGGCAGCCAAGCCGGCCGCGCCAGCGGCGCCGTCGAAGATCGATGTCAATGGCCTGCCGGTCAGCTGGGCGATCCAGTTGGCCAGCCTGTCCAACCGTGCCGGGGCCGAAAAGCTCCAGCAAACGTTGCGTAGCCAGGGTTACAACGCCTATATCCGCTCGGCGGGTGGCATGAACCGGGTGTACGTCGGGCCGCTGATCGAGCGCGCCGAGGCCGAGCGCGTGCGTGACGCCATCAACCGCCAGAACAGCCTCAAGGGCTTCGTGGTGCGCTTCCAGCCTGAACGCAGCTGA
- the purF gene encoding amidophosphoribosyltransferase has translation MCGIVGIVGKSNVNQALYDALTVLQHRGQDAAGIVTSHDGRLFLRKDNGLVRDVFQQRHMQRLVGSIGIGHVRYPTAGSSTSAEAQPFYVNSPYGITLAHNGNLTNVEQLAKEIYESDLRHVNTNSDSEVLLNVFAHELAVRGKLQPTEEDVFAAVSHVHSRCVGGYAVVAMITGYGIVGFRDPNGIRPVVFGQRHTDEGVEYMIASESVALDVLGFTLIRDLAPGEAVYITEEGQLYTKQCAEAPKLQPCIFEHVYLARPDSIMDGVSVYKARLRMGEKLADKIMRERPEHDIDVVIPIPDTSRTAALELANRLGVKFREGFVKNRYIGRTFIMPGQAARKKSVRQKLNAIELEFRGKNVMLVDDSIVRGTTCKQIIQMAREAGAKNVYFCSAAPAVRYPNVYGIDMPSVHELIAHNRTTEQVAELIGADWLVYQDLPDLIDSVGGGKIKIDHFDCAVFNGEYVTGDIDEAYLDRIEQARNDLAKVKNQAVSAIIDLYNN, from the coding sequence ATGTGTGGCATCGTCGGTATCGTCGGTAAGTCGAACGTCAATCAGGCGCTGTATGACGCGCTTACGGTCCTCCAGCACCGCGGCCAGGACGCTGCCGGTATCGTGACCAGCCATGACGGCCGGTTGTTCCTGCGCAAGGATAATGGCCTGGTGCGCGACGTGTTCCAGCAGCGCCACATGCAGCGCCTGGTGGGCAGCATCGGCATTGGCCACGTGCGCTACCCGACCGCGGGCAGCTCGACCTCGGCCGAGGCCCAGCCGTTCTACGTCAACTCGCCCTACGGCATCACCCTGGCGCACAACGGCAACCTGACCAACGTCGAGCAGTTGGCCAAGGAGATCTACGAGTCCGACCTGCGCCACGTCAACACCAACTCCGACTCGGAAGTGCTGCTGAACGTGTTCGCCCATGAGCTGGCCGTGCGTGGCAAGCTGCAGCCGACCGAAGAAGACGTGTTCGCCGCGGTTTCCCATGTGCACAGCCGCTGCGTTGGCGGTTATGCCGTGGTGGCGATGATCACCGGCTACGGCATCGTCGGCTTCCGTGACCCCAACGGCATCCGCCCGGTGGTGTTCGGCCAGCGTCACACCGACGAAGGCGTGGAATACATGATCGCCTCGGAAAGCGTGGCGCTGGACGTGCTCGGCTTCACCCTGATCCGCGACCTGGCGCCGGGCGAAGCGGTGTACATCACCGAGGAAGGCCAGCTGTACACCAAGCAGTGCGCCGAAGCACCGAAGCTGCAACCGTGCATCTTCGAACATGTCTACCTGGCCCGCCCGGACTCGATCATGGATGGCGTGTCGGTGTACAAGGCCCGTCTGCGCATGGGTGAAAAACTGGCCGACAAGATCATGCGCGAGCGCCCTGAGCACGACATCGACGTGGTCATCCCGATCCCGGACACCAGCCGCACCGCGGCCCTGGAACTGGCCAACCGCCTGGGCGTGAAGTTCCGCGAAGGTTTCGTCAAGAACCGCTACATCGGTCGTACCTTCATCATGCCCGGCCAGGCCGCGCGCAAGAAATCGGTACGCCAGAAGCTCAACGCCATCGAGCTGGAGTTCCGTGGCAAGAACGTGATGCTGGTGGACGACTCGATCGTGCGCGGCACCACCTGCAAGCAGATCATCCAGATGGCCCGCGAAGCCGGCGCCAAGAACGTCTACTTCTGCTCGGCAGCCCCTGCGGTACGCTACCCCAACGTCTACGGCATCGACATGCCGAGTGTTCACGAACTGATCGCCCACAACCGTACCACCGAACAAGTGGCCGAGTTGATTGGCGCCGACTGGCTGGTCTACCAGGACCTGCCGGACCTGATCGACTCGGTCGGTGGCGGCAAGATCAAGATCGACCACTTCGATTGCGCGGTATTCAACGGTGAGTACGTCACCGGTGATATCGACGAAGCCTACCTCGACCGCATCGAGCAGGCGCGTAACGACCTGGCCAAGGTCAAGAACCAGGCGGTCAGCGCGATCATCGACCTCTACAACAACTGA
- a CDS encoding AraC family transcriptional regulator: MARPRVRLGDLSVGFVQPLTEALRELGHDPEPLLRRYGLDAARLGEAGARLSIPRYMHLGHAAIELCGEAALGLHMGRLSRLAHAGLAGVTAAQAPTLGEAARTLLRFEPLYAANYRGHSSFQEDAQGAWLRFYSISPYNAYNRFVVDSLLAGWLAQLADLAGTPVQAERLDIEFATPAYAARYQPLSSTPVQFAADGNQLRLSRATLQLANPRHCPSTWQHLLQLCEAEMLQRTRVRSLGERITHLLGPLLNGGREPDLEEVALHLQLPTWTLRRKLAEEGTRYRDLLSETRRDLAETYIRDTELAFGEIAYLLGFASAEAFQRAFKRWTGLTPGEFRRSQRRVG; this comes from the coding sequence ATGGCCCGCCCCCGCGTGCGCCTGGGCGACCTGTCGGTTGGTTTTGTCCAGCCGCTGACCGAGGCCCTGCGCGAACTGGGCCATGACCCCGAGCCGCTGCTGCGCCGCTATGGCCTGGATGCGGCGCGCCTGGGCGAAGCTGGCGCGCGCTTGTCGATTCCGCGCTACATGCACCTGGGTCACGCTGCCATCGAGCTGTGTGGCGAGGCCGCACTGGGCTTGCACATGGGGCGTCTGAGCCGCCTGGCGCATGCCGGCCTGGCCGGGGTCACCGCCGCCCAGGCGCCGACCCTGGGCGAGGCGGCACGCACCCTGTTGCGCTTCGAGCCACTGTACGCCGCCAACTACCGCGGCCACTCCAGTTTTCAGGAAGATGCCCAAGGCGCCTGGCTCCGCTTCTACTCCATCAGCCCATACAACGCCTACAACCGATTCGTGGTGGATTCGCTACTCGCCGGCTGGCTGGCCCAGCTTGCCGACCTTGCCGGTACACCGGTGCAGGCCGAACGCCTGGATATCGAGTTTGCCACGCCCGCCTATGCCGCGCGCTACCAGCCCTTGTCCAGCACGCCCGTGCAGTTCGCGGCCGACGGCAACCAGCTGCGCCTGAGCCGCGCCACGCTGCAGCTGGCCAACCCCAGGCACTGCCCAAGCACCTGGCAGCACCTGCTGCAGCTGTGCGAGGCGGAAATGCTGCAGCGCACGCGGGTGCGCAGCCTGGGTGAGCGCATCACCCACCTGCTGGGGCCGTTGCTTAATGGCGGCCGTGAACCGGACCTGGAAGAAGTGGCGCTGCACCTGCAACTGCCGACCTGGACCTTGCGCCGCAAACTGGCCGAGGAAGGCACGCGCTATCGTGACCTGCTCAGCGAAACACGGCGCGACCTGGCCGAGACCTACATCCGCGATACGGAGCTGGCCTTTGGCGAGATTGCCTATCTGCTGGGGTTTGCTTCGGCCGAGGCCTTCCAGCGCGCCTTCAAGCGCTGGACGGGCCTCACACCGGGGGAGTTTCGCCGCAGCCAGCGGCGGGTGGGCTAG
- a CDS encoding phosphoribosylanthranilate isomerase has product MSNVRSKICGITRIEDALAAAEAGADAIGLVFYAKSPRAVDVRQARAIIAELPPFVTTVGLFVNASRCELNEILEVVPLDLLQFHGDEAPQDCEGYHRPWIKALRVRPGDDLEAACQLYAGARGILLDTYVPGVPGGTGEAFDWSLVPARLSKPIILAGGLSADNVGQAIAQVRPYAVDVSGGVEQAKGIKDAAKIEAFMRAVKQA; this is encoded by the coding sequence ATGAGCAATGTTCGCAGCAAGATCTGCGGGATTACCCGTATCGAAGACGCACTTGCCGCTGCTGAAGCGGGTGCCGATGCCATCGGCCTGGTCTTCTATGCCAAGAGCCCGCGCGCCGTGGACGTGCGCCAGGCGCGCGCGATCATCGCCGAGCTGCCGCCGTTCGTGACCACGGTCGGGCTGTTCGTCAACGCCTCGCGTTGCGAGCTGAACGAGATCCTCGAAGTGGTTCCGCTGGACCTGCTACAGTTCCACGGCGACGAAGCCCCGCAGGACTGCGAAGGCTACCACCGCCCCTGGATCAAGGCCCTGCGCGTGCGCCCGGGCGACGACCTGGAGGCGGCCTGCCAGCTTTACGCCGGTGCCCGCGGCATCCTGCTGGACACCTATGTGCCGGGTGTGCCCGGAGGCACCGGTGAAGCGTTCGACTGGTCGCTGGTGCCGGCGCGCCTGAGCAAGCCGATCATTCTGGCGGGCGGGCTGTCTGCCGACAACGTTGGCCAGGCCATCGCCCAGGTGCGGCCGTACGCAGTGGATGTCAGTGGCGGCGTGGAGCAAGCCAAGGGCATCAAGGACGCGGCGAAGATCGAGGCCTTCATGCGTGCGGTGAAACAGGCGTGA
- a CDS encoding CvpA family protein, translating to MAFTLVDWAIIAIIAVSTLISLKRGFVKEALSLLIWIIAGAVAWMFGGSLSVYLESYIQTPSMRVIAGCAILFVATLLVGAMINFLIGELIRVTGLSGTDRFLGMAFGAARGALLVVVAIGLISLGPVQQDTWWQESRLIPQFLLVADWSKNLILGFTGQWTPSGLIGTPADLPFKEQLLGPAKP from the coding sequence GTGGCATTTACCTTGGTTGATTGGGCGATCATCGCGATCATCGCCGTCTCCACACTGATCAGTCTCAAGCGCGGCTTCGTCAAGGAAGCCTTGTCTTTGCTCATCTGGATCATTGCCGGTGCGGTTGCCTGGATGTTCGGTGGTTCGCTCTCGGTGTATCTTGAAAGCTACATCCAGACGCCGTCGATGCGCGTCATCGCCGGCTGCGCCATTCTTTTCGTCGCCACCTTGCTGGTGGGGGCCATGATCAACTTCCTCATCGGCGAGCTGATCCGCGTGACCGGGCTGTCCGGCACCGATCGTTTCCTGGGCATGGCCTTCGGTGCTGCGCGCGGGGCCTTGCTGGTGGTGGTGGCCATCGGGCTGATCAGCCTGGGGCCGGTTCAACAAGACACCTGGTGGCAGGAATCACGCCTGATACCACAATTTCTCTTGGTCGCCGACTGGTCGAAAAACCTGATCCTGGGTTTTACTGGCCAGTGGACACCCAGTGGGCTGATCGGCACTCCGGCTGATCTTCCGTTCAAGGAACAGTTGCTCGGGCCGGCAAAGCCCTGA
- the accD gene encoding acetyl-CoA carboxylase, carboxyltransferase subunit beta, with product MSNWLVDKLIPSIMRSEVKKSSVPEGLWHKCPACEAVLYRPELEKTLDVCPKCNHHMRIGARARIDIFLDADGRAELGADLEPVDRLKFRDGKKYKDRLTAAQKQTGEKDALISMSGTLMGMPIVVSAFEFSFMGGSMGAIVGERFVRAANYALEHRCPMVCFSASGGARMQEALISLMQMAKTSAVLARLREEGIPFISVLTDPVYGGVSASLAMLGDVIVGEPKALIGFAGPRVIEQTVREKLPEGFQRSEFLLEHGAIDLIIARGELRPRLARLLAQMTGQETPEQAREAAAVA from the coding sequence ATGAGCAACTGGTTAGTCGACAAACTGATCCCTTCGATCATGCGTTCCGAGGTGAAGAAGAGCTCGGTGCCTGAAGGCCTGTGGCACAAGTGCCCGGCCTGCGAGGCCGTGCTGTATCGTCCGGAGCTGGAAAAGACCCTGGATGTCTGCCCCAAGTGCAACCACCACATGCGCATCGGCGCACGTGCGCGCATCGACATCTTCCTCGACGCCGATGGCCGTGCCGAACTGGGCGCCGACCTGGAGCCGGTCGACCGCCTGAAGTTCCGTGATGGCAAGAAGTACAAGGACCGCCTGACTGCCGCGCAGAAGCAGACCGGCGAGAAGGACGCCCTGATCTCCATGAGCGGCACCTTGATGGGTATGCCGATCGTGGTCAGCGCCTTCGAGTTCTCGTTCATGGGCGGCTCCATGGGCGCCATCGTCGGCGAGCGCTTCGTGCGCGCGGCCAACTACGCCCTGGAGCACCGCTGCCCGATGGTGTGCTTCTCCGCCTCTGGCGGTGCGCGCATGCAGGAAGCGTTGATCTCGCTGATGCAGATGGCCAAGACCTCGGCTGTGCTGGCACGCCTGCGCGAAGAAGGCATCCCGTTCATCTCGGTACTGACCGACCCGGTGTACGGTGGTGTTTCCGCCAGCCTGGCCATGCTCGGTGACGTGATCGTTGGCGAGCCGAAGGCACTGATCGGCTTCGCCGGCCCGCGCGTGATCGAGCAGACCGTGCGCGAAAAGCTGCCGGAAGGCTTCCAGCGCAGCGAGTTCCTGCTGGAACACGGCGCCATCGACCTGATCATCGCCCGTGGCGAACTGCGCCCGCGTCTGGCCCGTCTGCTGGCGCAGATGACCGGCCAGGAAACCCCGGAGCAAGCGCGTGAGGCGGCTGCCGTCGCGTGA
- a CDS encoding DUF2242 domain-containing protein: MTRSSVFGALGLALVLAGVAGCSSKKAAVYEHENFDDSGTFSRSFPVSDAGSCEAARRALLSQGYIITSSGANQVVGNKSFQQNSENHLQISFNVTCAPDVSDAQRSTMFANALQDRYALKKSNTSASLGVGVLGSVSMPIGSSDDSMVKVASETVTAAQFYDRYFALVESYLPKPKPTQESKAKVEEPAPKAEAPAAALGLPEQAAVAPAPVAAPLVDAAPAPSAVAPTSEAVAAPVADDSQGSQPVAPPAESAPIEVQQEAQPAEAASPAL; the protein is encoded by the coding sequence ATGACCAGATCTTCCGTCTTTGGTGCGCTCGGGCTGGCCCTGGTGCTGGCGGGCGTGGCCGGTTGTTCCTCGAAAAAAGCTGCTGTCTACGAGCACGAGAACTTCGATGACTCGGGTACCTTCTCGCGCAGCTTCCCGGTGAGCGATGCCGGCTCCTGCGAGGCCGCCCGGCGTGCCTTGCTCAGCCAGGGCTACATCATCACCAGCAGCGGTGCCAACCAGGTGGTAGGCAACAAGAGCTTCCAGCAGAACAGCGAGAACCACCTGCAGATCAGCTTCAACGTCACCTGTGCACCCGATGTGAGCGACGCGCAGCGCTCGACCATGTTCGCCAACGCCTTGCAGGACCGCTACGCCCTGAAAAAGTCCAACACCTCCGCCAGCCTGGGCGTGGGTGTACTGGGGTCGGTGTCGATGCCGATCGGCTCCAGCGACGACTCGATGGTCAAGGTGGCCAGCGAGACGGTGACGGCGGCGCAGTTCTATGACCGCTATTTCGCCCTGGTGGAGAGCTACCTGCCAAAGCCCAAGCCGACGCAGGAGAGCAAGGCCAAGGTCGAGGAGCCCGCGCCGAAGGCCGAAGCGCCGGCGGCTGCCCTGGGGTTACCGGAGCAGGCTGCGGTGGCACCGGCCCCGGTAGCGGCGCCTTTGGTTGACGCGGCGCCAGCTCCGTCCGCCGTTGCCCCGACCAGCGAGGCGGTAGCCGCACCGGTGGCGGACGACAGCCAGGGCTCGCAGCCGGTGGCGCCGCCAGCGGAGTCGGCGCCAATCGAGGTCCAGCAGGAAGCCCAGCCTGCCGAGGCTGCATCGCCCGCTCTCTGA
- a CDS encoding SDR family oxidoreductase produces the protein MIEIGGSTPGHNGRVALVTGAARGIGLGIAAWLICEGWQVVLSDLDRQRGAKAAKALGDNAWFITMDVADEAQVSAGVSEVLGQFGRLDALVCNAAIANPHNQTLESLSLAQWSRVLAVNLNGPMLLAKHCAPYLRAHNGAIVNLTSTRARQSEPDTEAYAASKGGLVALTHALAMSLGPEIRVNAVSPGWIDARDPSQRRAEPLTEADHAQHPTGRVGTVEDVAAMVAWLLSRQAAFVTGQEFVVDGGMTRKMIYT, from the coding sequence GTGATCGAAATTGGCGGCAGTACGCCCGGCCACAACGGCCGGGTAGCCCTGGTGACCGGTGCCGCGCGCGGCATCGGCCTGGGCATTGCCGCCTGGTTGATCTGCGAAGGCTGGCAGGTAGTGCTCAGCGACCTCGACCGCCAGCGCGGCGCCAAGGCGGCCAAGGCCCTGGGTGACAATGCCTGGTTCATCACCATGGACGTTGCCGACGAGGCCCAGGTCAGCGCCGGGGTGTCCGAGGTGCTGGGGCAGTTTGGCCGCCTGGACGCGCTGGTGTGCAATGCGGCCATTGCCAACCCGCACAACCAGACCCTGGAAAGCCTCAGCCTGGCGCAGTGGAGCCGGGTGCTGGCAGTCAACCTCAATGGCCCGATGTTGCTGGCCAAGCACTGTGCGCCGTACCTGCGGGCTCACAATGGGGCGATCGTCAATCTCACCTCCACCCGGGCGCGGCAGTCCGAGCCCGATACCGAGGCCTACGCGGCGAGCAAGGGCGGCCTGGTGGCTTTGACCCATGCTCTGGCCATGAGCCTGGGCCCGGAGATCCGCGTCAATGCGGTGAGCCCGGGCTGGATCGATGCCCGTGACCCGTCGCAGCGACGTGCCGAGCCGTTGACCGAGGCCGACCACGCCCAGCACCCGACGGGCAGGGTAGGGACGGTGGAGGACGTGGCGGCCATGGTCGCCTGGCTGCTGTCTCGGCAAGCGGCGTTCGTTACCGGCCAGGAGTTCGTGGTTGACGGCGGCATGACCCGCAAGATGATCTACACCTGA